One genomic segment of Betaproteobacteria bacterium includes these proteins:
- a CDS encoding winged helix-turn-helix transcriptional regulator produces the protein LRKVATIESVGSSTRIEGATLSDAEVEDLLSRAISIKSFKTRDEQEVAGYAAAMDLVFEAYADMRLTENHIRQLHQTLLRHSDKDARHRGSYKTLSNNVVAFDSDGREIGVVFETASPFDTPREMEALVAWTRKTLDEEALHPLLVIAVFIVAFLAIHPFQDGNGRLSRVLTTLPLLRAGYAYVPYASLERVIEENKDLYYNALRRTQTTLKSETPDWEPWVGFFLRSLKRQKDNLAARLDRERIAQGSEADLPELALQVLKALRAKERLTIAQLASITGANRNTLKVRLRELVADGRVRQHGKARATWYSL, from the coding sequence CTCCGCAAGGTGGCCACCATCGAGAGCGTCGGCTCCTCTACGCGCATCGAGGGCGCGACGCTATCGGATGCCGAGGTCGAGGACCTACTCTCACGGGCGATCTCCATTAAGTCCTTCAAGACGCGGGATGAGCAGGAAGTGGCCGGATACGCCGCGGCGATGGACCTCGTGTTCGAAGCCTACGCCGACATGCGTCTCACCGAGAACCATATCCGCCAACTACACCAGACCTTACTGCGTCACAGCGACAAGGATGCGCGCCATCGTGGCTCCTATAAGACGCTCTCCAACAATGTCGTGGCGTTCGATTCGGACGGACGGGAGATCGGCGTCGTCTTCGAAACGGCCTCGCCTTTCGACACGCCGCGCGAGATGGAGGCGCTCGTCGCCTGGACGCGAAAAACGCTGGATGAGGAAGCACTGCACCCTCTCCTCGTCATCGCCGTCTTCATCGTGGCGTTTCTGGCGATCCATCCTTTTCAGGATGGAAACGGGCGGCTCTCGCGCGTGCTCACCACGCTCCCCCTACTGCGAGCGGGCTACGCTTATGTGCCGTACGCCTCGCTGGAGCGCGTGATCGAGGAAAACAAAGATCTGTACTACAACGCGCTCCGGCGTACGCAGACGACTCTCAAGAGCGAAACGCCGGATTGGGAACCTTGGGTGGGCTTCTTCCTGCGTTCCCTCAAGAGGCAGAAGGATAACCTTGCGGCACGACTAGACCGCGAACGGATCGCTCAGGGCAGCGAGGCCGATTTGCCGGAGCTAGCGCTCCAAGTCCTCAAAGCGCTGCGGGCAAAAGAGCGCCTGACGATCGCGCAGCTTGCATCGATCACCGGCGCAAATCGGAACACGCTAAAAGTGCGTCTGCGCGAACTGGTCGCAGATGGGCGCGTGCGGCAGCACGGCAAGGCGCGCGCCACATGGTATTCACTATGA
- a CDS encoding alpha/beta fold hydrolase translates to MSPQLGQLGAHETRHDGAAAARFVGRDEPHRPGRISLLRKGEPRQPRQPQHRRDHAASQECSAFSHDLLPAVSGIAVSPQHRPGAVHLAKKSAHFLRPAIFDNLRSSYATRIRIMERGIVATRYGHIHFRRGGAAQPRAVVISHISQQSSALMIELVEALAPKVQAIALDYPSCGMSDHVAQQPAIEDYASCVVAVMSHLGLERATALGEATGAFVSAELAAAHPDRIERAILVNCPYYPEKSVHERAHAPLRDRLRPADPSGFPLTRTLDFVLEQDPAHAPANANQSWMDRINVAQMEAGRNRWQPLQALGAYDLLARLPALRAPVHFIMGEQFHYRKDLDALASHAKRATTEVIAGARFCVTWSHAAHIASRTIQLMEL, encoded by the coding sequence ATGTCCCCACAGCTCGGTCAGCTTGGCGCCCACGAGACGCGACACGATGGTGCTGCTGCCGCCCGGTTCGTAGGGCGTGATGAGCCGCACCGGCCGGGTCGGATAAGCCTGCTGCGCAAGGGCGAGCCCCGGCAGCCCCGGCAGCCCCAGCATCGTCGCGACCATGCAGCTTCCCAGGAGTGCTCTGCGTTTTCTCACGATCTTCTCCCCGCTGTGTCCGGCATCGCCGTGAGCCCGCAGCATAGGCCGGGAGCCGTGCACCTTGCAAAAAAATCCGCGCATTTCCTCCGGCCCGCCATCTTTGATAACCTGCGTAGCAGCTACGCAACCCGGATTCGCATCATGGAACGCGGCATCGTCGCCACGCGTTACGGCCATATCCACTTCCGCCGCGGCGGCGCTGCGCAGCCGCGCGCGGTCGTGATCAGCCACATCAGCCAGCAATCCTCGGCGCTCATGATCGAGCTGGTCGAGGCGCTCGCACCGAAGGTGCAGGCGATCGCGCTCGACTACCCGAGCTGCGGCATGTCCGACCACGTAGCTCAGCAGCCCGCGATCGAAGACTATGCCAGCTGTGTCGTGGCGGTCATGAGCCATCTCGGCCTCGAACGCGCCACCGCGCTGGGCGAGGCGACCGGCGCGTTCGTATCGGCCGAGCTCGCAGCCGCGCACCCCGATCGCATCGAGCGGGCGATCCTGGTGAACTGTCCTTACTATCCCGAGAAGTCGGTGCACGAACGCGCCCACGCGCCGCTGCGGGATCGCCTGCGCCCCGCCGACCCGAGCGGCTTTCCGCTCACGCGCACGCTCGACTTCGTGCTCGAACAAGACCCCGCGCATGCGCCGGCGAACGCGAACCAGTCGTGGATGGACCGGATCAACGTGGCGCAAATGGAGGCCGGTCGCAACCGCTGGCAGCCGCTGCAGGCGCTCGGCGCCTACGATCTGCTGGCACGGCTGCCTGCGCTGCGAGCGCCCGTTCATTTCATCATGGGCGAGCAGTTCCACTATCGCAAGGACCTGGATGCGCTCGCGTCGCATGCGAAAAGAGCCACCACCGAAGTCATCGCGGGCGCCCGCTTCTGCGTCACGTGGAGTCATGCCGCGCACATCGCGAGCCGCACCATCCAGCTCATGGAGCTATGA
- a CDS encoding thiolase family protein, producing the protein MSARVAIAGIGELPQGRSLLPNTMTLHERLATLALEDAQVELEDVDALLTVAPRSDPYLIHAAALAEHLGITPAVTWTLEAGGAAPAAMVDTARGLIANGTARTVLAVAADMPLGAVSRNAYVGALAEAGPVHPDIERPYGPSVPAMFATVARAHMDRYGTSADHLAAVAIQNRAAAARHPNAHYRDPIDLAAYSASRMIADPLRLLDCAPVSDGGGAVVVTAADRVKERKVEVLGAGFSTTHLHLSAAPSLTTFGAGAALERALAQAGVQRVDLDLALVYDCFTIALLVNLEDLGFIGPGRAGPAFAEGRFGPNGDLPVNPHGGLLSHGHPARAGGMGQLIEAVVQLRATAGERQVGCAEIALVHGMGGVFATHGVLLLARA; encoded by the coding sequence GTGAGCGCGCGCGTTGCGATCGCCGGCATCGGCGAGTTGCCACAGGGCCGCTCCCTGCTGCCCAACACGATGACGCTGCACGAGCGCCTTGCCACGCTTGCGCTCGAAGATGCGCAAGTCGAGCTCGAGGACGTGGACGCGCTGCTCACGGTCGCGCCGCGCTCGGACCCGTATCTCATCCACGCGGCCGCGCTGGCGGAGCATCTGGGCATCACGCCCGCCGTCACCTGGACCCTGGAAGCAGGCGGCGCCGCACCCGCTGCCATGGTCGACACGGCGCGCGGCCTGATCGCGAACGGCACGGCGCGCACGGTGCTCGCCGTCGCGGCGGACATGCCGCTCGGCGCCGTCTCGCGCAATGCTTACGTCGGCGCGCTCGCCGAAGCAGGCCCCGTGCACCCGGACATCGAGCGACCCTACGGCCCCAGCGTGCCGGCGATGTTCGCGACCGTCGCCCGCGCGCACATGGATCGTTACGGTACCAGCGCCGATCACCTGGCCGCCGTGGCCATACAGAACCGGGCCGCCGCGGCGCGCCACCCGAACGCGCACTACCGCGATCCGATCGATCTCGCCGCCTATTCGGCGAGCCGCATGATCGCCGATCCGCTGCGCCTGCTCGACTGCGCGCCGGTATCGGACGGCGGCGGTGCGGTCGTCGTCACGGCAGCCGATCGCGTGAAGGAACGCAAGGTGGAAGTACTCGGAGCTGGGTTCTCCACCACCCACCTGCACCTGTCCGCGGCGCCTTCCCTGACGACATTCGGCGCCGGCGCGGCGCTCGAGCGCGCACTCGCCCAGGCCGGAGTGCAGCGCGTCGACCTCGACCTGGCGCTCGTCTACGATTGCTTCACCATCGCGCTGCTGGTCAACCTGGAAGACCTCGGCTTCATCGGACCGGGCAGGGCGGGACCCGCCTTCGCCGAAGGTCGCTTCGGACCGAACGGAGACTTGCCGGTCAATCCGCACGGCGGTCTGCTCTCGCACGGTCATCCGGCGCGTGCCGGCGGCATGGGGCAGCTCATCGAAGCTGTCGTACAGCTGCGTGCAACGGCGGGCGAGCGGCAGGTCGGCTGCGCCGAGATCGCGCTCGTGCACGGCATGGGCGGTGTGTTCGCAACCCACGGCGTGTTGCTGCTCGCGCGCGCATGA
- a CDS encoding acyl-CoA dehydrogenase, with protein MMDYQIPDEFAQLARLAEQFVANELLPHEQQVEHDDHLPTDLRRRLRMKAVEVGLFAFNMPAEVGGPGLPYLAQVLIREQLGQVSVALADMVGRPPKALLACTDAQRARFLYPAVRAEKTWAFALTEPNAGSDAAALSTRATRISGGWLLNGTKHFISHGDFADFVIVIAKTGEADAPTAFLVEHETPGFAVGRIHPKMGWRGYPMAELVFADAFVPDANLLGEPGDGLRLALSAIGEARIGVAAHCLGLAQRAFDYAVNHLKVRQQFGQPLARFQGLQWAVADMALDIEQSRALLYAAARTMDGAGDARTAVSMAKLSCTEMAGRVTDRALQLLGGAGYMAEGPLEMLYRDARAFRIGEGTSEIQKNQIARAVLGRELVG; from the coding sequence ATGATGGATTACCAGATCCCGGACGAATTCGCGCAGCTCGCGCGGCTTGCCGAGCAGTTCGTGGCAAACGAGTTGCTCCCGCACGAGCAACAGGTCGAGCATGACGATCATCTTCCCACCGACCTGCGCCGCCGGCTGCGCATGAAAGCGGTCGAAGTGGGACTGTTCGCGTTCAACATGCCGGCCGAAGTCGGCGGGCCCGGGCTGCCCTACCTCGCGCAAGTGCTGATTCGCGAGCAGCTCGGCCAGGTGAGCGTCGCGCTTGCCGACATGGTCGGCCGCCCGCCCAAGGCGCTGCTCGCGTGTACGGACGCGCAGCGCGCGCGCTTCCTCTACCCCGCCGTCCGCGCCGAGAAGACCTGGGCCTTCGCCCTGACCGAGCCAAACGCGGGATCCGACGCAGCCGCCCTGAGCACCCGAGCCACGCGCATCTCCGGCGGATGGCTCCTGAACGGTACGAAGCATTTCATCTCGCACGGCGACTTTGCCGATTTCGTCATCGTCATCGCAAAGACCGGCGAGGCCGACGCGCCGACCGCATTCCTGGTCGAGCACGAAACGCCCGGTTTCGCCGTCGGACGCATCCACCCGAAAATGGGCTGGCGCGGTTATCCGATGGCCGAGCTCGTCTTCGCGGATGCATTCGTGCCCGATGCCAACCTGCTGGGCGAACCGGGCGACGGACTGCGCCTTGCTCTGTCGGCCATCGGCGAAGCACGCATCGGCGTGGCGGCGCACTGCCTGGGGCTCGCCCAGCGCGCGTTCGATTACGCGGTGAATCATCTGAAGGTTCGCCAGCAGTTCGGGCAGCCGCTCGCGCGTTTTCAGGGATTGCAATGGGCGGTCGCTGACATGGCGCTCGACATCGAGCAGTCGCGCGCCCTGCTCTATGCCGCGGCGCGCACGATGGACGGCGCAGGCGACGCACGCACAGCCGTATCGATGGCCAAGCTCTCCTGCACCGAGATGGCGGGGCGCGTCACCGATCGCGCGCTCCAGCTCCTCGGCGGCGCCGGCTACATGGCCGAAGGCCCGCTCGAAATGTTGTACCGCGACGCGCGCGCCTTTCGCATCGGCGAAGGCACGAGCGAGATCCAGAAGAACCAGATCGCACGCGCGGTGCTCGGCCGAGAGCTGGTCGGATGA
- a CDS encoding AMP-binding protein, which produces MSRALDMPHAACPREPLSEVEGWTLGRFCDEIGARFGSLPAVAAADHTVSTTEHRRWTYAEMARDAQALQWGLMDAGIAPGERVGVMISSVPEWVLYLFAVTRLGAVFLPINTRFRDRELEHVMGHSGSRTLIAMGRYLGHDYAATIAAVRSRLPELRTIIGVRGAPHRDAIDTEDLLVRGHELLAERGTPPRADDGQATALLFYTSGTTSFPKGVPLTHTNLLPHSVRAGALLDLQPGEKVLNLYPFFGISGGANKVLSTFGSGAALVFQDAFRAQEACNLLAAEHCSVIHGVDVHIREMIAVQKQRQAGEQPERRATIAFTAGVDEPLARAMADALGIRRFSHPYGMTETNPMILRNALDDPFDACVRPGGRVAPMVEVRVVDPETGADRPIGEEGEIVVRGPTVMRGYYNDPEATATAFRDGWFHSGDLGVRTQEGFIFYVGRLKDMLKVGGFNVAPQEVESFLRTHAGILDVAVTSAPDARLGEVPVAFVQLQPGARMTPEELIVSCRQHLANFKVPRAVYAVDALPYHTAAHGAKLQRHVLREWAQARARGETRES; this is translated from the coding sequence ATGAGCCGCGCACTCGACATGCCGCACGCGGCCTGCCCCCGAGAACCTTTGTCGGAGGTGGAGGGCTGGACGCTCGGCCGCTTCTGCGACGAGATCGGCGCGCGCTTCGGCAGCCTCCCCGCCGTCGCCGCCGCCGATCACACGGTGAGCACGACCGAGCATCGCCGCTGGACCTATGCCGAGATGGCGCGCGATGCACAGGCGCTGCAATGGGGACTGATGGATGCCGGCATCGCCCCGGGCGAGCGCGTCGGCGTGATGATCTCCAGCGTCCCGGAGTGGGTGCTGTATCTCTTCGCCGTCACGCGCCTGGGTGCGGTGTTCCTGCCGATCAATACGCGCTTTCGCGATCGCGAGCTCGAGCACGTCATGGGGCATTCCGGCAGCCGCACGCTGATCGCCATGGGCCGCTATCTCGGCCACGACTACGCGGCGACCATCGCCGCGGTGCGAAGCCGGCTGCCGGAGCTGCGCACGATCATCGGCGTGCGCGGCGCACCGCATCGCGACGCGATCGACACCGAAGATCTTCTCGTGCGCGGCCACGAGCTGCTCGCCGAACGCGGCACGCCGCCGCGAGCCGACGATGGGCAAGCAACCGCGCTCCTGTTCTATACCTCGGGCACGACCTCGTTCCCCAAGGGCGTTCCGCTCACGCACACGAATCTTCTGCCGCATTCGGTGCGGGCCGGCGCACTGCTCGACCTCCAGCCCGGCGAGAAGGTGCTCAACCTCTATCCGTTCTTCGGCATCTCGGGCGGCGCGAACAAGGTGCTGTCGACCTTCGGTTCGGGCGCCGCGCTGGTGTTCCAGGATGCGTTTCGCGCGCAGGAAGCGTGCAATCTGCTAGCGGCTGAGCATTGCAGCGTGATCCACGGCGTCGACGTGCACATCCGCGAAATGATCGCCGTGCAGAAGCAACGGCAAGCCGGCGAGCAACCCGAGCGGCGTGCGACCATCGCGTTTACCGCCGGCGTCGACGAACCGCTTGCGCGCGCGATGGCCGACGCATTGGGCATACGCCGCTTCAGCCATCCTTATGGCATGACCGAGACCAACCCGATGATCCTGCGTAACGCGCTCGACGATCCGTTCGACGCCTGCGTGAGGCCCGGCGGACGCGTGGCGCCGATGGTGGAAGTGCGGGTGGTCGATCCGGAAACGGGCGCCGATCGTCCCATCGGCGAGGAAGGCGAGATCGTGGTGCGCGGCCCGACCGTGATGCGCGGCTACTACAACGACCCGGAAGCGACCGCGACGGCGTTTCGCGACGGCTGGTTCCATTCGGGCGACCTCGGCGTGCGCACGCAGGAGGGCTTCATCTTCTATGTCGGGCGGCTCAAGGACATGCTCAAGGTCGGCGGCTTCAACGTTGCACCCCAGGAGGTGGAGAGCTTCCTGCGTACGCATGCCGGCATCCTCGACGTTGCGGTGACGAGCGCGCCGGATGCGCGTCTGGGCGAAGTGCCGGTCGCGTTCGTGCAGTTGCAACCCGGTGCGCGCATGACGCCCGAAGAGCTGATTGTGTCGTGCCGACAGCACCTGGCGAACTTCAAGGTGCCGCGCGCGGTGTATGCGGTCGACGCCCTGCCCTATCACACGGCCGCGCATGGCGCGAAGCTGCAGCGTCACGTGCTGCGCGAATGGGCGCAGGCGCGTGCGCGCGGCGAAACCCGGGAGTCATGA
- a CDS encoding racemase yields the protein MRIWHQSFTVLQDLPAYVDVLKERIAAVVRPDTEVVLHGQVPGTYPSNYPGTDLSFGVLYWMHGLQWLAAAREAQKQGFDAMVLASIAGPMAREIRTVVDIPVVGYGEAAFNLAGLYGRRAGMLFFIKERLDFWPDQLKAWGLGERFAGIEHAGVSFQDVLAAHMDASKRDGVVTRIVEQGEKLVRETGADVIVPGELPLNLLLTGAGVRQIAGATVIDGIATTFKFAEMLVDLQRVSGMKPSRHGWFHAAPDPQRYEQVLEFYGIHNLGARIPSA from the coding sequence ATGCGCATCTGGCACCAAAGCTTCACCGTCCTGCAAGACCTCCCCGCCTACGTCGATGTGCTGAAGGAGCGCATCGCAGCGGTCGTGCGGCCCGACACCGAAGTCGTCCTGCACGGGCAGGTCCCGGGCACGTATCCGAGCAACTATCCCGGCACCGATCTGTCCTTCGGCGTGCTCTACTGGATGCACGGCCTGCAGTGGCTCGCGGCCGCGCGCGAGGCGCAGAAGCAGGGGTTCGATGCGATGGTGCTGGCAAGCATCGCGGGGCCGATGGCGCGCGAGATCCGCACGGTGGTGGACATTCCGGTGGTCGGCTACGGCGAGGCCGCTTTCAATCTCGCCGGGCTTTACGGGCGCCGCGCCGGCATGCTGTTCTTCATCAAGGAGCGGCTGGACTTCTGGCCGGATCAGCTCAAAGCCTGGGGCCTGGGCGAGCGCTTCGCCGGCATCGAGCACGCCGGCGTAAGCTTTCAGGACGTGCTCGCGGCCCACATGGACGCATCGAAACGCGACGGCGTCGTGACGCGCATCGTCGAGCAGGGCGAAAAACTGGTGCGCGAAACCGGCGCGGACGTGATCGTGCCGGGCGAGCTGCCGCTCAACCTGCTCCTGACCGGCGCCGGCGTGCGGCAGATCGCGGGTGCCACCGTGATCGATGGCATTGCGACGACCTTCAAGTTTGCCGAAATGCTGGTCGACCTGCAGCGCGTGAGCGGCATGAAGCCGAGCCGGCACGGCTGGTTTCACGCCGCGCCCGACCCGCAGCGCTACGAACAGGTGCTGGAGTTCTACGGCATCCACAACCTGGGTGCGCGCATTCCTTCGGCGTGA